One Vigna unguiculata cultivar IT97K-499-35 chromosome 11, ASM411807v1, whole genome shotgun sequence DNA window includes the following coding sequences:
- the LOC114169841 gene encoding GTP-binding protein BRASSINAZOLE INSENSITIVE PALE GREEN 2, chloroplastic gives MIVAARKLSSSNIKPLFYLSFLCECRNHFHSNVSSTLIPYSKTRLRNSTKFSSQSWVNLFRFCSSHHADSATKQNLPLCREGNYDDVNSQSLRVCPGCGVHMQDSNPKHPGYFIKPSEKDFNYRLYNNLEPVAQEPEFSNSVKKGFVIEPEKLNGDDVGLIKKPEKPVVCARCHSLRHYGKVKDPTVENLLPDFDFDHTVGRKLASTSGTRSVVLMVVDVVDFEGSFPRKVAKLVSKTIEDYSAAWKQGKSGNVPRVVLVVTKIDLLPSSLSPTRLEHWIRQRARDGGINKITSLHMVSALRDWGLKNLVDNVVDLAGPRGNVWAVGAQNAGKSTLINSIGKYAGGKITHLTEAPVPGTTLGIVRVEGVLPSQAKLFDTPGLLHPYQITSRLMRDEQKLVHIGKELKPRTYRIKAGHSVHIAGLMRLDIEDTSLDSVYVTVWASPYLPLHMGKIENASKLFQYHFGQQLQPPIGEKRVQELGNWVRTEFHVSGNSWESSSVDIAAAGLGWFAIGLKGDAGLGVWTYEGVDVVLRNSLIPYRSHIFEVAGFTVSKIVSQSDQTLNKSKERNNKKPKNQFVESPLLTSDRVI, from the exons ATGATTGTAGCAGCGCGAAAACTCtcctcttcaaatattaaacCACTCTTTTATCTATCGTTTCTTTGTGAATGCAGAAACCATTTCCACTCAAATGTCTCTTCGACCTTAATACCTTACTCAAAAACCCGTCTCCGGAACTCCACAAAATTTTCATCTCAGTCGTGGGTTAATTTGTTTAGGTTTTGCTCTTCACATCATGCAGATTCAGCTACAAAACAGAATTTACCCCTCTGCCGTGAAGGTAATTATGATGATGTCAATTCCCAATCTCTTCGTGTTTGCCCTGGCTGTGGGGTTCATATGCAAGATTCAAATCCAAAGCACCCCGGTTATTTTATCAAACCATCAGAGAAGGACTTCAATTATAGACTGTATAACAATCTGGAACCCGTTGCACAAGAGCCTGAGTTCTCCAACTCTGTTAAAAAGGGGTTTGTTATTGAACCAGAAAAGCTTAATGGTGATGATGTGGGCTTGATTAAGAAACCAGAGAAGCCTGTGGTCTGTGCACGCTGTCATTCGTTAAGGCACTATGGGAAGGTGAAGGATCCTACTGTGGAAAACTTGCTACCTGATTTTGACTTTGATCACACTGTGGGTAGGAAGTTGGCATCAACAAGTGGGACCCGGTCTGTGGTGCTGATGGTTGTGGACGTAGTGGATTTTGAGGGGTCGTTTCCAAGGAAGGTTGCAAAGTTGGTTTCTAAGACAATTGAGGATTATTCTGCTGCATGGAAGCAGGGTAAGTCAGGGAATGTGCCTAGAGTTGTGCTTGTGGTGACAAAGATAGACTTGTTGCCTAGCTCGTTGTCACCAACAAGGTTGGAGCATTGGATTAGGCAGAGAGCAAGAGATGGTGGGATTAATAAGATTACTAGTTTGCACATGGTGAGTGCACTCAGGGATTGGGGACTGAAGAATCTTGTGGATAATGTAGTTGATCTGGCTGGACCTAGGGGTAATGTGTGGGCTGTTGGGGCACAAAATGCAGGGAAGAGTACTTTGATAAACTCTATAGGGAAGTATGCTGGAGGGAAGATTACACATCTGACTGAAGCACCTGTGCCAGGGACTACACTAGGAATTGTTAGAGTGGAGGGTGTTCTTCCAAGTCAAGCAAAACTGTTTGATACACCCGGCCTTCTTCATCCTTACCAGATTACATCGAGGTTGATGAGGGATGAGCAAAAGCTTGTTCATATAGGAAAGGAATTGAAACCAAGGACATACAGAATTAAG GCTGGCCATTCAGTTCACATAGCTGGTCTAATGAGATTGGATATAGAAGACACATCCCTGGATTCTGTTTATGTCACAGTGTGGGCTTCTCCTTATCTTCCACTGCATATGGGTAAAATAGAAAATGCTTCTAAATTGTTCCAATATCATTTTGGCCAACAGTTACAG CCACCAATTGGAGAAAAACGAGTACAAGAACTGGGGAATTGGGTAAGAACGGAGTTCCATGTTAGCGGGAACAGTTGGGAGTCAAGTTCAGTAGACATTGCTGCTGCTGGACTCGGGTGGTTTGCCATTGGACTTAAAGGAGATGCAGGGTTAGGTGTTTGGACTTATGAAGGAGTTGATGTTGTTCTTCGCAATTCTTTAATACCCTATAGATCACATATTTTTGAAGTTGCAGGATTTACAGTATCCAAGATTGTTTCCCAGTCCGACCAAACTTTAAACAAGTCAAAGGAACGAAATAACAAAAAGCCAAAAAACCAGTTTGTTGAATCACCTCTTTTGACTTCTGATAGAGTCATATAA
- the LOC114168377 gene encoding MAP3K epsilon protein kinase 1-like: MSRQTTTTAFTKSKTLDNKYMLGDEIGKGAYGRVYKGLDLENGDFVAIKQVSLENIAQEDLNIIMQEIDLLKNLNHKNIVKYLGSSKTKSHLHIVLEYVENGSLANIIKPNKFGPFPESLVAVYIAQVLEGLVYLHEQGVIHRDIKGANILTTKEGLVKLADFGVATKLTEADVNTHSVVGTPYWMAPEVIEMAGVCAASDIWSVGCTVIELLTCVPPYYDLQPMPALFRIVQDEHPPIPDSLSPDITDFLLQCFKKDSRQRPDAKTLLSHPWIQNCRRVLQSSLRHSGTLRNIEEDDSADAEDSGGYHKSAYEGSSVEKEDSGKELSSAAPQGRKSHEDNASAPNFSNERAENEDHVPSDQVLTLAIREKSLLQTGSSNLSPNREVGNSEATGSHEISNEELHEVMMNGEVGSPQSRGIASKVGGKDSSVNNGNKSFAFGPRGQDNSSLKAMKMPTTVEGNELSRFSDPPGDACLDDLFHPLDKQPGDVAAEASTSASTSHMVKGNTPTTDGGKNDLAKELRATIARKQWEKESEIGQANNGGNLLHRVMIGVLKDDVIDIDGLVFDEKLPGENLFPLQAVEFSKLVGSLKPEESEDVIVSACQKLIGIFNQRPEQKIVFVTQHGLLPLTDLLEVPKTRVICSVLQLINQIVKDNTDFLENACLVGLIPAVTSFAVPDRPREIRMEAAYFLQQLCQSSSLTLQMFIACRGIPVLVGFLEADYAKYREMVHLAIDGMWQVFKLQQSTPRNDFCRIAAKNGILLRLINTLYSLNESTRLASSSAGGGFSVDGSAQRPRSGILDPTHPYINQNEALLSSVDQQDPSKVRRGVLDHHLEQLHPSSSNPRRSSDANHSMDDAMSLEKNSTQTPRESSVGALKERDVESRQRISTTRASTDRPPKSTEPSSNGLSVTGGTHQEQVRPLLSLLDKEPPSGRFSGQLEYVRQMSGLERHESVLPLLHASEKKTNGELDFLMAEFADVSQRGKENGSLDASSRVSHKVTPKKLGTFNSSEGAASTSGIASQTASGVLSGSGVLNARPGSATSSGLLSHMVSSLNAEVAREYLEKVADLLLEFAQADTTVKSYMCSQSLLSRLFQMFNRVEPPILLKILKCINHLSTDPNCLENLQRAEAIKYLIPNLELKEGSLVSEIHHEVLNALFNLCKINKRRQEQAAENGIIPHLMQFITSNSPLKQYALPLLCDMAHASRNSREQLRAHGGLDVYLNLLEDELWSVTALDSIAVCLAHDNDNRKVEQALLKKDAVQKLVKFFQSCPERHFVHILEPFLKIITKSSRINTTLAINGLTPLLIARLDHQDAIARLNLLRLIKAVYEHHPQPKKLIVENDLPEKLQNLIGERRDGQVLVKQMATSLLKALHINTVL, translated from the exons ATGTCGCGCCAGACGACGACGACGGCCTTCACTAAATCGAAGACTCTCGACAATAAATAT ATGCTGGGAGATGAGATTGGGAAAGGAGCTTATGGGCGAGTTTACAAAGGTTTGGACCTGGAGAATGGAGATTTTGTTGCCATTAAACAAGTTTCTTTGGAGAATATTGCTCAGGAGGATCTCAACATCATCATG CAAGAGATTGATTTGTTAAAG aATCTGAACCACAAAAACATTGTAAAGTATCTTGGATCTTCTAAGACAAAAAGTCACCTGCACATAGTTCTTGA GTATGTAGAAAATGGCTCGCTTGCAAATATTATCAAGCCAAATAAATTTGGACCTTTTCCGGAATCATTGGTTGCAGTATATATAGCCCAG GTGTTGGAAGGTTTGGTTTATCTTCATGAACAAGGTGTTATTCATCGAGATATTAAGGGTGCAAACATACTGACAACGAAGGAG GGTCTTGTGAAATTAGCTGATTTTGGTGTTGCTACAAAACTAACAGAGGCAGATGTTAACACTCATTCAGTTGTTGGAACACCCTACTGGATGGCCCCTGAG GTTATAGAAATGGCTGGGGTTTGTGCAGCTTCTGACATTTGGAGTGTTGGCTGTACAGTTATTGAGCTTCTTACATGTGTACCTCCTTATTATGATTTGCAGCCTATGCCAGCTCTTTTCCGTATTGTCCAG GATGAGCACCCGCCAATTCCCGATAGCCTTTCACCTGATATTACTGATTTTCTGCTTCAATGCTTTAAGAAG GATTCTAGACAAAGGCCTGATGCTAAAACTCTGCTGTCTCACCCCTGGATTCAAAATTGTAGACGTGTTCTGCAGTCTTCTCTTCGTCATAGTGGAACACTAAG AAATATAGAGGAAGATGATTCTGCAGATGCAGAAGATTCTGGTGGTTATCATAAGAGTGCTTACGAAGGCTCTTCTGTGGAGAAAGAG gatTCTGGAAAAGAGCTTTCATCTGCGGCTCCTCAGGGCAGAAAATCTCATGAAGACAATGCTTCAGCTCCTAATTTTTCCAATGAAAGAGCAGAGAATGAAGATCATGTTCCATCAGATCAGGTTCTTACCTTAGCCATTCGTGAGAAGTCACTTCTACAAACTGGATCTAGTAATCTCTCTCCAAATAGAGAAGTTGGTAATTCCGAGGCTACTGGCAGTCATGAAATTTCAAATGAAGAACTTCATGAAGTTATGATGAATGGAGAGGTTGGATCACCACAATCGAGAGGAATCGCTAGTAAGGTTGGAGGAAAAGACAGCTCTGTAAACAATGGTAACAAATCATTTGCTTTTGGGCCAAGAGGTCAAGATAATAGTTCCCTCAAG GCAATGAAGATGCCAACCACTGTGGAAGGAAATGAGCTGAGTAGATTTAGTGACCCACCAGGAGATGCGTGCTTAGATGATTTATTCCATCCATTAGACAAACAACCTGGGGATGTTGCAGCAGAGGCATCCACATCTGCATCCACTTCTCATATGGTTAAAGGTAACACACCTACAACTGATGGTGGGAAAAATGACCTGGCTAAAGAGTTGAGGGCCACAATTGCTCGAAAGCAATGGGAGAAGGAAAGTGAAATTGGACAAGCAAACAATGGTGGGAATCTTTTGCATCGAGTAATGATAGGTGTTCTAAAAGATGATGTGATTGATATAGATGGTTTG GTCTTTGATGAAAAACTTCCTGGAGAGAACCTTTTTCCTTTGCAG GCTGTTGAGTTCAGCAAATTAGTTGGTTCATTAAAACCAGAGGAATCAGAAGATGTGATTGTGTCTGCATGTCAGAAACTTATTGGTATATTTAATCAACGCCCAGAGCAGAAGATTGTTTTTGTTACCCAGCATGGTTTACTTCCTCTAACAGATTTGCTAGAAGTTCCTAAAACACGT gTTATATGTTCTGTGCTTCAGCTTATAAATCAAATAGTTAAAGACAACACTGATTTCCTTGAAAATGCATGTCTTGTTGGATTG ATTCCTGCAGTCACAAGCTTTGCAGTACCTGATCGACCTCGAGAGATTCGAATGGAAGCAGCTTATTTTTTACAGCAGCTTTGTCAGTCAAG TTCTTTGACATTACAAATGTTTATTGCTTGCCGTGGAATACCAGTTTTAGTGGGATTTCTTGAGGCCGATTATGCCAAGTACAG GGAGATGGTTCATCTGGCTATTGATGGCATGTGGCAGGTATTTAAGCTTCAGCAGTCAACTCCTAGAAATGATTTTTGCCGGATAGCTGCTAAGAATGGAATACTTCTCAGGCTTATAAATACTCTTTATAGCTTAAATGAGTCAACTCGACTAGCTTCTAGCTCTGCTGGGGGTGGATTTTCAGTTGATGGTTCAGCTCAACGCCCCCGATCTGGTATCTTGGATCCTACACACCCTTATATTAATCAGAATGAGGCGTTGCTATCTTCAGTAGACCAGCAAGATCCCTCTAAAGTGAGACGTGGAGTCCTTGATCATCACTTAGAACAGTTACATCCTTCATCCTCCAATCCTCGAAGATCATCAGATGCTAACCACTCCATGGATGATGCCATGTCATTAGAGAagaattcaactcaaacacCCAGAGAATCTTCCGTTGGTGCATTGAAAGAGCGAGATGTTGAATCCAGACAACGTATCTCCACTACCAGGGCATCAACTGATAGGCCACCAAAATCAACAGAGCCATCATCAAATGGGTTATCAGTGACAGGAGGTACACACCAGGAACAAGTTAGGCCTCTTCTTAGCTTGTTGGACAAAGAGCCACCATCTGGGCGCTTTTCTGGACAGCTCGAGTATGTACGTCAGATGTCAGGATTAGAAAGACATGAAAGTGTACTCCCTTTATTACATGCATCTGAAAAGAAAACGAATGGGGAACTAGACTTTTTGATGGCAGAATTTGCAG ATGTTTCTCAACGCGGAAAGGAAAATGGAAGTCTTGACGCCAGTTCTAGAGTTTCTCATAAAGTCACTCCCAAGAAATTAGGGACTTTCAATTCCAGTGAAGGAGCTGCTTCCACATCTGGGATCGCTTCACAGACGGCATCAGGTGTCCTGTCTGGTTCAGGTGTTCTAAATGCTAGACCAGGTAGTGCTACTTCGTCTGGGCTACTTTCCCACATGGTTTCGTCACTGAATGCAGAAGTTGCCAGAGAATATCTGGAGAAAGTGGCAGATCTTTTGCTTGAGTTTGCGCAAGCTGACACAACAGTGAAATCTTATATGTGTAGCCAAAGCTTGCTCAGTCGTCTTTTCCAGATGTTTAATAGGGTGGAGCCTCCTATTTTGTTGAAG ATACTGAAGTGTATTAATCATCTGTCAACTGATCCAAATTGCTTAGAAAATCTTCAGCGTGCTGAAGCAATAAAATACTTGATACCAAATCTTGAACTCAAAGAAGGATCTCTTGTATCAGAGATACATCACGAG GTCTTGAATGCCCTATTCAATTTATGCAAGATAAATAAGAGAAGACAAGAACAAGCGGCTGAAAATGGAATCATTCCCCATTTAATGCAATTCATTACATCCAATTCTCCCTTGAAACAGTATGCTTTGCCTCTTCTATGTGATATGGCTCATGCATCTCGCAATTCAAGGGAGCAGTTAAGGGCTCATGGTGGTTTGGATGTCTATTTGAACCTTCTTGAGGATGAGCTTTGGTCTGTGACAGCACTAGACTCTATTGCAGTTTGTTTAGCCCATGACAACGATAATAGGAAGGTTGAACAAGCATTGCTGAAAAAGGATGCAGTTCAGAAGCTTGTGAAGTTCTTCCAGTCCTGTCCAGAGCGGCATTTTGTACACATATTGGAGCCATTCCTGAAAATCATCAC AAAATCTTCGAGGATTAATACAACATTGGCTATTAATGGGTTAACGCCGTTGCTCATTGCAAGGCTTGATCATCAGGATGCTATAGCTCGTCTTAATTTACTCAGGCTAATAAAG GCCGTTTATGAGCATCACCCTCAGCCGAAGAAATTGATTGTGGAGAATGATCTACCTGAAAAGCTTCAAAACTTAATAGGGGAACGGAGAGATGGACAAGTGTTGGTTAAACAGATGGCTACCTCATTACTTAAAGCGCTACACATAAACACTGTTTTGtaa